The Engystomops pustulosus chromosome 2, aEngPut4.maternal, whole genome shotgun sequence genomic interval atatcgTCACTTGAGTGTAGATTGGTGCTTGGTCCAATTTTGTTCTTGATAGTCCATGTATAAATAGAAATAGTTGGGGCTACTCAGCAAACACTTCCCACCTGCAGATGATTTCTAAAATCTGTGCTGTTGGGTAGTTTAGAGTATcactaaacaagaaaaaatagaaaattccaaaaagtagaaaattccaAAAAGTGCTTTGGATGCTTTTTGGTATAGTCCATTTATGCCCATATTCCACGGCCTAACGAAAACGCAAAAGGACGTTTTCCCACCTCCCCTCCGTCCCATCATCTCAGGCATTGGGTCCCTCAATGAGAGGCTCAGTGACTGGGTTGATGCTCATTTGCAACCGCTTGTCCTTCGAACACTCTGCTTCCTTAAGGACAGATCGGAGGTTTTAAAAACATTCAAACATTTTGAATGGAAAAATTCATACCACTTTGTTACATGTGACATCATTAATTTATATTATTGCATTCCACTTTATGCAACCATTAACTCTATACAATTTCACCTTCATAAGTACACTTCATATGACGCAAATCCCCAAATGTTAATAGTACTAACCATAGAATATCTAATgaaaaatattgtttttatgttttttttctacaaaatgtGTGGTGCCCCGATGGCCTCAAAATTCTCACCTTTGTTGGTTAAACATTTTTGTAGCATGGTTGGAGGAGCAttatgtgtcgctccccgctcaggtctgccggagtcttcctggtgcatgtaagtgcttggcttgcgacacaaatttaaatgttaaagcctgcgcttagtccgaatccgtcggatcattcGACGGCCTGCTCCCGGTTTGTGTTGCAGGAAAGCCGACGCGATTGtgacacaatacgatcgcgtgcaacacaattcgcggcgcgatccccgaaaagtcgggaaatccAGCGAAAATGCCACCGTGGGACCCttcataaataagccccattgttttttatGGTCATTATGTGGACGATGTAATATTGGTATGGCACGGTAATAAGGAATCTGTCAAACTTTGCAGCGTACATTAACAAAAACATTAACCTTCGATCAACCCATGAAAGCCCCTCCCTTAGTGTTCATTTTCTTTATTTACATCTATCTGCATTGCCAACTTGTAACTGTATTTCCACTTCGATGCACACAAAGCCATTAGCAGGCAACTCCATCTTGTCCGCAACAAGTTTTCATCCCATCCATACCTTTCATGCTACCCCTTATGGTGAGTTTCTACGAGCCAAAAGAGCCTGCTCTAATGATCAGAACTTTTGGGAACATGCCAATATTATTGAAAATAAGCTAACTAAAATGGGATGCCATAAAAAAATTCTTTCTGATGCTCGTGTAAAAGCTAATGCAGCTAACAGGGGAGACCTATTAATGGGTAGATTAAAGGGGTTCAATAAATGCGATCAGGATGCGATTTTGTCCAATATTATGAAAGGCGGATGCAGATGTGTGGCGAAACAAGGTCAGACCCTTGTCAACCTTTTGTCTCCTAGTATGATTAATACCAAATCCCCAGCCAAAACTTGGCTGTCAGTAAATGGTTTTTATAAGTGTGGGGGTCCAGTTGTAATGTGTGCTGCTTTGATTCCAATAAAACACTCCATTTTGAGATTAATGAACAAAGAAATCAAAAGATAAATGCATTTTATTAACTATGATTCACATCATGTAGTGTATGGGATACAATGCACCGTCTGTAGATGTATATATGTGGGATGTACCATTCAAAAACTTAAAACGAGAATTGGTCAAGATATTACTTGTATTAAGAATGGTGAGTCCAGTGCATCTGGAGCAGCTAGACATTCTCTGGAGCACCACAACAAAGATCTTTCTTCATTCAGCTTCATTGGCTTGGAGAGAGTTATTCATCCGGCCCGTGGAGGTGATTGGAGAAAGACGCTTCTTAGGAGAGATGCATACTGGATTCTGGTATTGGGATCGAGATACCCAAATTCTATGAATGAATGAATTCTAAAAATGATTTGTCTTACATCTATTGAACATGTTCATATACCTATCGATATGATTGTATTAATTTGTTTTGTATAAAGAAGGAAGGGAAGGACAGCAATCCAAATCTTGCACGATAGTTCATGTAGTTTGGTGCTCGCAGCAGAAGATCCTGGTACATGAATCTTTACTTCAGAACATcgatggagggagccacagcacgccAAAGTTTCCAaaagtataaaggctttatttaaggcaaaagtataaaggctttatttagCGTACTCTATGCCttaaataaagcctttatactttTGGAAACTTTggcgtgctgtggctccctccatcgAAATTTGTTTTGTATATCACTATTCCACGTTGATTGCTATGTATTTTGCCCACAAGCTGTTTGTATATACTGACCGGATATGATGTATTTGATTAGCCAGGTGTGTGTAGGTATTTCAAGGGTTACTACTCTCATTTTAACATACCACGATTAAGGCGGCTTAAGCAATAGCTGAAACACGTAGGTGTTTGGCCTACATGTACACCTCTGTACATTTTTAAAGATGACCAATAAAGGAATATAAACTTTTTATCTGGATGTGCTACAGAACATTTCTTTTTGGATTGCCTTTGCATGAAGCCAGCTGCACGTGCTGCATGAAGCCTTATATGAGCCTCCACTACTTCAGGACATGCCAGGGTACTTGAAATTCCTTCTCTTTTTGTTCTACTACCCTTACTAACCTTAAGAGCAGTAAGCAATCACCTCTCTGATCCCTTTATTCCCCCTTCCTCTGACCTGAGATTGTTTGAAGTGAGGGAAGCACAGAACAGATAACACCTCAATGTCTCATACCGTAAGCTGCAACCGGTACATGCAACTGCACTGCTTTGTGTATTAATGCTATAAAATTATCCCAAACTTCCCATAGGCTTATTGCAAAACCTTTATTTGTGTGCAGAGAACCTTGGAAGGAGTAGTGGAGGGAGAAAACACTAGTTTCTAGAGGTGGCTACTGTTGGAGGAGATAGCTGCATGACAGGACCTGGACTAATCATCAGTGCTGTTCACACACAGAGTAAGACCACATATTGTCAGCCAGGAATACAGTTGCGGAAAAGACAGGGCAGCTTGGGGGGGGACAAAGCTTGGTCTACAAGAGTTTAAAGCAGGGAGAAGACATTATAgtcgagaccccagagcagataatattaATACTTGggacccagagcagacaataataataataataataataatggagagatCCCCAAGAGCAGACAAACGTTACTGCAGACCCATTGCAGatgataatactggaaaccccccagagcataaaactactaatattgGAGACTccaagagcagacaataatactggagacctccagagcacaCAAATACTGAACACCCCAGGGCAGCTTCTCTTCAGCTCCCTGCACTAAACAGTAGCCCTTTCTCTCTTCAATGTTCTGCCCTGtgtccagggccggttctagacaaagtggggccctgggcaaaactaaaagcggGGCCCCAAAAattaactattttatgaccagtcacagtcagtaagaggctccctttagtatggtaaaacaaactgtaattttaaagaattttataggagatagattatatttatattgatgggcagcacagtggctcagtggttagcactacagccttgcagcgctggtcaacatcttcaaagagtttgtatgttctctctgtgtctgcgtgggtttcctctgggtcctccaggttttctcccacactccaaaaaattactggtgggttgattagactgtgaggcccaatggggacagggaccgatattttctgaaagcagacacttgccccatttgcaaaattgcatcaaagattttctaGACATAGGCGcattcatgcaattttgaatcaaactgaaacattttataaaaaatatttaaaaattaactttgatggcaaaaaatttgttccaaacagaaaatatttcccttcacatctcctaaatataatagatggacatgtgtagagttcacaaatgtcccatattggtaCGTTCACATAaattaaatccacataatatcactaaaactgtaataactagatatctgcttttcagctacaaattttaagacagtcacaacctgcaaaatatatcaataaaacagaataaaaaagtaaatacgccataaaacctatataattataaacctataaagcagacaaccagatgatgcatttggcaattaacattcaaaatttcctctcaaatatgtaaaatccagaatagttatataaagaaaatataatttcctaaaacagtaaggctGCCGTACAGTaccgtagcaggcaacggcagtgcacggggagaggaggaggagatgagcgcagctcacccccgcccccctccataggaagttatggcgcacggcgccgtactacggacaaagataggacatgtcctatctttttccggggtacggagcggtacggtgccgcatgtgtgctgcaccataccgctcccgtagggcgctgtgcgcccattgccgtgtatgggggacgtatatcggtcgtatatacgtcccccatacatcagtgtgaatgtagcctaagacgtgAGGAAATCATACAggcccacatgtgtatattcaccaaaatatgcagcaaagggaactgcagaaaattgcactgagcgtcacacagatctatcattgtatgttcccttacacaatggtaacacaaataaataactatatatccatgaaCCAAgccaatgagataataaaagtcactattagatgtgcgccattgtattatccgcacaataacagaaccctccgtgatgcataagaatgagagtgagaacgtcataacataggtgtaaataatggaggatggagtgaaataaaaacgttattccagaacatatgtgtgtttttggtgttacatatagctttatggacatgttctggtcgcggtgtagtcacattaggagaagaggatcaaatgttcatcgtatcagtcaattttcccaacaacaaaaaactatcacaaaattgtgaattagattactcaccggtaattctatttccgttagtccaccatgacggcccaacctggaggatgccccttgacctctgcagggacaggaagaagagaggttaaatgctcccccccttgcatcctcccgccagtgattacaaaataaccatgctgaggaagatacaaccagatttatttagtatgtttgctccacatacaaaggaaaattatctggaaataataatacaaagaaaggaagaaatccagctgggagggaaaatatataggccgtcatggtggactaacggaaatagaattaccggtgagtaatctaattcacaatttccgcttcgtcccccatgacggcccaacctggagacttacaaaattagtaagcttttttagggagggattacagccTGTAACACCTTGCGTCCAAAAGATAGGTCTTTTGACAAGTGCAAGTCCAGCCTATAATGCTTGGAGAATGTAGTGGATGAAGACCACGTTGCAGCTCTGCAAATCTGATCTAGtgacgctcctcttctttccgcccaagatgtggacatagccctggtcgagtgagctcggattcctgctggtatcgggcttttctgtaggtcgtaacatgaggcaattgccagtctcagccatcttgcaatagtcgccttcgacgccttcctccccttatttttcccctgaaattggatgaAAAGGTTAGAGTCAATACGCCAGGCCTCTGTAATTTGTAGGTATTTTAGgacagaacgtcttacatccaaagaactccattcgcgttctcttgccgaagaagggttctcacagaaggagggtaggataatctcctgattcctatgaaagtcggaaaccaccttgggaacaaaatttggatccaacatcaacacaattctatcatctagaattttcatgtagggttccCTAATCGATATAGCCTGAAGTTCACCTAACCTTCTAGCAGAAGTGATGGCTATCAGGAAAACTGTCTTAAGTGTCAGGTTTTTAACACTGGAGGAATCAATAGGTTCAAATGGTTCCTTCATTAAGGCATTCAAAACTAGAGTTAAGTCCCATGCTGATGATTTTTTTAACAGTCTGAGGCTTTAACCTAGAGGcagctttaataaatcttttgacccacctgtgctcgatgagaggctggtcgaagaaggcactaagcgccgacacctggaccttcagggtgctggtagacaaacccaactccaaacccttttgaagaaattcaagcacctgcaaaatattaaggttagcttgggaaggtggactgtccttacagaaggaacagaacctcttccatatcttatgatagatggcaaaggtgactggttttctacttgccttcagggtcttgatgacttcagatgagagtccctgagagcttaagaagctggattcaggatccaggcagACAGCTGTAATTTCCCTGGGTTTGGATGATGGATTGGACCCTGATGTAGTAGGTCCTCTGATAGCGGAAGAATGACTGGATTCTCTGGTGACATCTTCTTCAAGAGTGGgtaccagcttttcttcggccagttcgggcagatgaagatggctctggtattttcctgaaatattttcctcaggaccctggcgatcaggggaattggggggaaggcgtagactagtggaatgtcccaggagtgagagaaggcgtccagccgttccctgttctcccctttttccagagaaaaataatgcaggcatttggtattctcccttgttgcgaacaagtccactagaggataaccccacaaagatgttagccgctggaagatctcctccttgaggctccactcgtttggtaggatctttcttctgcttagaaagtccgccCTTGAATTCTCCGTGCCTTTTAGATGAGTGGCAGATATTGACAGAGTGTGttgttctgcccacaaaaatattttccgagctagggtactcaggagaggagacctggttcctccttgtctttttatgtaggagaccgtagttgtattgtctgatagaattaggaggtgttggtgggcaagaagaggagtgttcgcgctgagtgcttcccatactgcttgcaactctcggaaatttgaggaccttcttgtaatctcctctgtccaggtaccctgggaaatttgctgaggcatcactgccccccagcccctctggctcgcgtctgtctggattgggatgtaagggctgtttgaccagaagatccctttcctcagatttccgtcttccaaccaccatagcaggtcctccttgacggcaggtgggattgggattttcctgtccagatcctcctgttttctgttccaggatcttaagatccatccctggagtattctggaatgggcctgacaccaggctaccgaggagatgcaggctgttagaGAGCCCAGAATCTTCATAGCTTCTCTGATAGAGATCACTGATTTTCTCCTGAACCTTGTTATCAGATCCTTGATGTGGTctcccttgtcctgtggaaggaacgacatttggtaaactgagttcaggtttacacccaggaatttcctcacagtagctggggaaagttctgacttctggtagtttactatccatcccagtctttttaaggtttctagggtgagatctctggagaagagtaagctccccctgtcttggccaacaatgagcaggtcgtctaggtacgggacgatcagtacgtcctgtagtctgagagacgccaccacctctgccatcacctttgtaaaggtccttggtgcagatgatattccaaaggggagtgcacagaattgaaagtgtagtgtagcaccctctggagacaagacagaaaaccttaaaaacctttgtgagaaatggtgtatagggatgtgataatatgcatcctttaagtctatagtgcacattaatgcatcttggtgaataatgtgtgtggctgatcttaccgactccatcctgaatttcCGGTAGACGATAAACTCGTTGAGACCTCTCAGGTTGATGATTAGTCGGTTTGTGCCGTTcggtttctttaccaaaaaaagagaagagtaaaaaccggatttctcttgatcctgtggaacaggtataatcactccagaagacaaaagagaagttacttcttgccatattaaactgtgggatgtaagtgacatggaaggtgaaggtggcatatatttcgtagggggaagtctgaggaattcgatgttgtaaccatgcagtaatatatctaagacccagggatttgaagtgaccttcgtccattctcctctgaatcttagcaaccttccccctactatggcatcattgttttttgtttctattagggtctgttggggtggagaacagaaaccctctccctttacctcctttcgggtagctccagcgtccccttttccctttatccttGTAGGAATCCCTTTTGAAGTctcgaaagggctgcttcttggGTATCGATCTCTCAGGAAAGCCCTTTTTCTTATCTGATGCTCTCTCAAGTATAGCATCCAACTCTGGGCCAAACACAAACTCCCCTGAGAAGGGAAGACTGCACAGTTTTGCCTTGGATCTGATGTCCCCGTTCCACTGTTTTAGCCACAGCGCCCGTCGGGTAGAGTTAGTAAGTGCTCCCTCCTTTGAAGCGAAACGAATTCCCTCGGCAGCAGAATCTGCGAGGAAGGCTGTTGCAGATTTCAgcaaaggaaagttctccaagattgttgatctcggagtcccttCCTTGATGTGGGATTCCAACTCATTCAGCCAGTACAGCAAGTTCCTTGCGACTGAGGTGGAAGCCAAGTTAGTTTTCAGACTGAGCATGGAGGTCTCCCAGGCCTTTCTCAACAGGGAGTCAGACTTCCTGTCCATAGGGTCCTTTAATTGGGCCGCGTCCTCAAAAGGAAGGTCAGTCTTCTTTACTATTTTGGTAACTTGCACATCCATCTTTGGACAAGTGTCCCATACTTTAGACTCCTCGGGCTCAAAAACAAgtctctttttaaagtttttggacacgataacccttttttctggctcttgccactcctcagaaaccagctcctttaatgtgtcattcaggggaaacaccctctggcgttttgccttcaatcccccaaatagttcctcctccttagatctagggggaagaatctcctcgatttccaaggtctgtctaattgcttttaagagaccatcgagttcctcgaactgaaacagatgacgtgaatcttctgttttttgtgagTCCGTAGGATCATCATCTTCTACGTATGAGCATGAGGGAGCTTCAGAATCATCCCCCCCCTCAGATATAGAAGAATCCGGCTCCACTCTAGGTTTCTTACACGGTGGAGGCCTGGACGTAGCAGCGGCCACTGAAGAGCTTATTTTCTCctcgataaacccctttaattcgtcTAAGAAGGATGTCTTTTCCTCTCTCATAAAATTGTCGATGCAAGACTTGCAAATCGGCTTTTTGTATGAGTCGGACATAGAGTGGGCACACATGTTGCACTTTCTAAGCCGGCTTTTCTCGGGTTTTTCAGACCTGCTcgtcttatcccctttatcctccttgcctttcgttttagacccttggtctttctcctgaaagggcaagcggaggataataaatgacccactattttacacacagtaaaaaacccaaacctgcacaaaatcccacttacagaaaccggaggatgcaggaaggtagggtctgcctcgtcagccatcataaaagccgtggaagcgcacaggaaaatttcagaaatacacagcacaggaaaccagcaccgcagcgtcacacacagatcctagacctgagatcagcgtgactacctgctccaggtgaccttaaataccttaatggggagcccatccccctgtagacTTCGCCTGCGCCGTGCTCCCGTTCCCAGGGATGCATTGCGGTCCTGTGAGCcgccacttccggtcgcgaccggaagtcgtcatcggacctcgaggacgccgggaattgtagttttttcggccgccgcgcgctcacacacggatcgcggagcggcggccaggacgaacggactggaagggcggcgaaagggaggacacaaggccgaccgaacgccccagcccgccgggatttagccagccaggactacccgtaagttttacttcgtcccccccccccctggaggagagagggcacctctcttgtcctgcctcggcagggacaggaagaacactggcgggaggatgcaagggggggagcatttaacctctcttcttcctgtccctgcagaggtcaaggggcatcctccaggttgggccgtcatgggggacgaagcggaaataaaaggcaataagagagaaagtttgttcttagatagttctgcatagagaagggttaaaaacttgaatattagttgatattatcccttctcaaaatgtagtaacatataaagtgaatatttccattgtctgtgaggtgcagcagctcctgtgtgcagtgattTCTCCCTATAGCctaatggctaagaatctggagggggctacacttcagggggctgtatctctggctctgtgacccatggaacctcacttctttatttctatgaaagaagagagtctcctcttttatatgaatctaaatttgtgtttctaagtgccaggaaaacggagatattaactgttaaactgccattgggagtgatttttatatataaatggcacctgatattctcactttaaccccttaatgctgaagccacttttcaccttcctgacacggcccattttttaaaatctgacatgtgtctatttaagtggttataactttggaaatttttaacatatccagttgattttgagattgttttttcgtgacacattgtacttcatgctggttgagaaatttaataaatatatttagtatttatttatgaaataaatggaaatttggcaaaaattttgaaaaaaactatgttttccaaattcaaaattttctactttttggaaagttggtcatatcactaaaataacttgataactaacattttccatatgtctgctttaacttggcatcatttttcaaacatcttttcctttattttagatgttaggaggcttataactttaggtgcaatttttcagattttcacgaaaatcatcaaaacctacttttggagggtcaatttagttagaagtgactttataaggcccacatgacagaaacccccacaaatgaaaccattttagaaactacacccctcaaaatattcaaaacaacctttgggaattttgttaaccctttgagcgtttcatgagcgtgaaagataaatgaaagtgaaattagagaaatgtaattttatcttactatagattcattgaacactaaaatttgcaccttcacaatgggttaaaaaggaaaatgcattttacaatgttgagggcaattcctcttgagtatgccaatacccattttgtcactgtaccctgctgtacgggcacaggggggcacttggaatggaaagagcgttgtttcgtttttgcagggcaaatatggctgaaaaagtttacatgtgtcaggatgcatttggagagccatagtggtaccaaaacagaggaaagccccaacatgagacaccattttggaaagtacaccccttggagagtttagcaaggtgtaatttgtgtattttccccaacaggtgtttgattcaattaggccccaaaagggaaaaaaggtgaaaattttctcaaaaaagtcacttttaccccaaatttttgtaagccacaagggataaaagatgaaacaaccccataaatgtgtaaaactatttctcctaagcacagaactgcaccacttttgcatataaagtgttgtatgggtgcacagtagggctcagaagggaaagaggggctttggccttttagaagccagatttgacaatcatcctttacatgtgtcaggatgcatttggagagccctagtggtaccaaaacagaggggaaccccaacaagtgtcaccactttggaaagtgcaccctttggagaattcagcaaggtgtaatatgtgtatttacccctacaggtgtttgcttcaattaggtccctaaaaggaaaaaggtgaacattttcggctaatttttgtatcccataaggcattaaagataaaacaacccccacaaatgtgtactagcatttctcccgagtataaaattgccccacacatgcaaataaaatgttgtatgggtacgcagtgaagctcagaagggaaagaggggcgttggccttgtagaagccaaatttgacagacatcctttacatgtgtcagcatgcatttagagagccgtagtggtaccaaaacagagcggaaacccaacaagtgtcaccattttggaaagcacaccccttagagaatttagcaaggtgtaatatgtgtatttgtccgtaaaggtgtttgatttaattaggacttaaatagataaaaggtgaacattttcttataaaggtcattttactcctaattttatatagccacaagggataaaaaaatgtaataacccctcaaaatgtgtaaacctatttctctcgagtgtagaagtaccccacatgtgtatataaaatgttgtatgggcgcacagtaaaaggaaaggggaatgtttgccttttagaagccaaatttgacagaaatgtttgacatgcatttggagaaccctagtggtataaaacagataagaatccaaaaagtgaccctaatctttgaatgcacaccccttagagaattttgcaatgtgtaatatatgtatttgcccctacaggtgaatgatccaattaggcccaaatcattaaaaaggtgaaatataaaaggtgcatataaaatgctttatgggcgcacagtagaggaaaagagggatgtttgtcttttagaggccaaatttgtaagaaatccttcacatgtgtcaggatacatttggagagccgtagtggtaccaaaacagaggaaaacccgaaaagtgaccctaattgttgaatgtacaccccttggggaatatagcaaggtgtaatatgtggtgtagtgtaatacacgtggtgaaatgagcatttgaacatataggtggtttctaaatatcatgtgcaatggagtccaagatggaaattgcaattatttctgtaaagttcagtgcccgttatgtggcgccccttatgaaataatggtgggttatagggagcaacgggacataacagttgttacaattattcattttaccgaaattaattcacaacaggttgggcgtgaattgtgaatgtgttgcgtataaggaggtggaatatactaggggaccaactaaacttttgtca includes:
- the LOC140118864 gene encoding uncharacterized protein gives rise to the protein MDEGHFKSLGLRYITAWLQHRIPQTSPYEIYATFTFHVTYIPQFNMARSNFSFVFWSDYTCSTGSREIRFLLFSFFGKETERHKPTNHQPERSQRVYRLPEIQDGVGKISHTHYSPRCINVHYRLKGCILSHPYTPFLTKVFKVFCLVSRGCYTTLSILCTPLWNIICTKDLYKGDGRGGGVSQTTGRTDRPVPRRPAHCWPRQGELTLLQRSHPRNLKKTGMDSKLPEVRTFPSYCEEIPGCKPELSLPNVVPSTGQGRPHQGSDNKVQEKISDLYQRSYEDSGLSNSLHLLGSLVSGPFQNTPGMDLKILEQKTGGSGQENPNPTCRQGGPAMVVGRRKSEERDLLVKQPLHPNPDRREPEGLGGSDASANFPGYLDRGDYKKVLKFPRVASSMGSTQREHSSSCPPTPPNSIRQYNYGLLHKKTRRNQVSSPEYPSSENIFVGRTTHSVNICHSSKRHGEFKGGLSKQKKDPTKRVEPQGGDLPAANIFVGLSSSGLVRNKGEYQMPALFFSGKRGEQGTAGRLLSLLGHSTSLRLPPNSPDRQGPEENISGKYQSHLHLPELAEEKLVPTLEEDVTRESSHSSAIRGPTTSGSNPSSKPREITAVCLDPESSFLSSQGLSSEVIKTLKASRKPVTFAIYHKIWKRFCSFCKDSPPSQANLNILQVLEFLQKGLELGLSTSTLKVQVSALSAFFDQPLIEHRWFPTFIGIRRLSYPPSVRTLLRQENANGVLWMGKIRGGRRRRRLLQDG